In the Candidatus Aenigmatarchaeota archaeon genome, CGCTTCAGCCATAAGCTCGATGAGTTTCTTGTGTGGTTCGTAACCTAAAACTTTAACTCTTTCTTCGGATTCCTGTAATTTGCTATGAATTAAATCATTTTGGCCAACTATTTTGACCTCATAATCTTTCCTTATTTTAGTGAATTGCTCAATAACATCTATCATAACAAAAGAGTTTTTTTGTTCATATGCATTCCAGTTTGCAACAGTTATTATCAATCTCTTCTTCTCTTTCAAGGGGTAATTCATCACATCCTCAGCAACAGGTGAGGGAATAAAAGATAATTTTTTTATAAGTTCGAAATTTCCAGACTCCGTTAGAATGTAAGCTAGGTTTGATAAGGCAGAAGGCGATTCTAAAACTATAGCATCTGCTAGATCTATTTGCTCTATTAATTTTGTTAATCTTTTCCTATGAACTATTATTCCTTTTGCTATTCTTAAAACGTTTTTTATAGCTAGTTTGTGTGGTTTGACTTTTATCATATACCATATACGTGGAGGAACTGGAAAAGTTATTCTTCCATCTGTATCACCCTTTACTACTATTGGTATGCTTAGATCTTTGACCGTCTTTATGAATGTATTATATTTGGGAGAAAGCCATGTTAGAGCAATAACGAGATCGTAATCTTTCCATAGTTTTTCATTGATTTTCTCTGATATAATTTTAATTCCAAATGGAGGTTTGTAGCTATCAAGTTCTTTTTTATAGTATGTTATAAGATCTACATCAATCCCTAAATCAAGGAAACCGAATATGATTTGACCCACTTCTTTATTCTCGTGAACCGATGGTCTAAATCTTTCAAAGTAAACCGCTATTCTCTTTACCCTTCGAGAATCTTTGTTCATAATCGTATAGTTCGCAGTCTTATTCTTATTTTCTAAAGATAATAATGATAATTTTAAATTCTGTTCCAACAAATTTTTATCTTCTGTTCATTCGTTCTGTCTTTTATAAATCTAAAAAATAGATCTATAAATTCTTCCCTGCTCTCAAATTCCCTCAAAGGAAACTTTCTAAAAAAACTCCATTCAGATTCCACTAGGTTTAACCATGGTTGAACTCTTTGTTAGATAAAACCACATAATTTGTATCCCTGTTGCCTCTCCAACCTTATTCTCTTGTGCCTTTTTATGATATGAAGAATTATCCATAACAAGTATCATCCCTTTTATAACCTCTTCTTTTGTATTCCAATGCTAAAACAGATACAAACTCTGTAAATTTCTCATTGTTCCAATATCCCTCTCTAGCCATTCCAACTTCCATCTTTATCCTCTGAAAGAAAAATAACTCCTTTTGTCTCTTGTCTCCTTTCATGCTTCAAAATCCTCTCTTCCTTCCATTTCTCACCTCCATACTCTTTCACAGATTTTATACCCTCATCAACATATAAGAAAGCTATGTCATTAGGAATACTCTCTTTTAGCTCTGATAAAATTTGCTTTTTTGTTGATAGTCAAGAGATTTTATCCATGCCTTTGACTTTTTGAATATCATATCTTCTTTTTGAAATATCCTTCTTATAGTCTCATGAGAGACACAAATTCCATATTCTTTTTGTAGGACTTGAGAAAGTCTCCTTGTAGTCCATCTTGAAAAGGGAAGCCTAAATCTTCAGGATTTGCAATCTTTATGATTATTTCTTTTTCTTCTTCTTTTAATTTTTCCCTCTTCCTCTTGACTTTGGTTCAGGAACACGCAAAGTTCTTCTATAAGCAAAGATCTACCCTTTTATAGTTGAGATAGAAACATTGATCCAAAGAGAGATAAGAAGGCAAGGGACATAAAGGTTAGAAAGGGGGATAGAAATTGCTATTTTTGCTTTTCTAATTCGCTGTGTTATAATTTTTAAAAGTTCAAATATATTTAGTGTATTCATAAATAATCACCTCCTTTTTTTGTATTCATAAAGAATAACCTTCCTTTTTAAATTGACAATTATGAAAGAAGTGGGACGATTATACAATTTATATGAAATAATTGACAATATTTGGTATAG is a window encoding:
- a CDS encoding glycosyltransferase; this translates as MNKDSRRVKRIAVYFERFRPSVHENKEVGQIIFGFLDLGIDVDLITYYKKELDSYKPPFGIKIISEKINEKLWKDYDLVIALTWLSPKYNTFIKTVKDLSIPIVVKGDTDGRITFPVPPRIWYMIKVKPHKLAIKNVLRIAKGIIVHRKRLTKLIEQIDLADAIVLESPSALSNLAYILTESGNFELIKKLSFIPSPVAEDVMNYPLKEKKRLIITVANWNAYEQKNSFVMIDVIEQFTKIRKDYEVKIVGQNDLIHSKLQESEERVKVLGYEPHKKLIELMAEAQISFSPSIFESFNLSIAESLCLGCSFTGTPIESFYFFSHGGEFGTLASDFSKNALLSSLLIETIKWDMGKYNPEKIANFWRNKLERSKIAKAFLETIF